Part of the Thermococcus sp. 18S1 genome, AGGGATTTTGTATATTCAACCTACCGCTGGCTCGACCGCAATGGAGATGGCATTTACGACCCGGTAGTTGGATTTTATCCCGTTGAGAGGGAAGGGGATTTTATCTATTGGACAAAAGCTCTTAGGAGTTTTAGGCCCGGGAAAGCGCTCTTCGTGGAGGCAGGACGCATTGAATACGGGGAGTACGTGGGGGCCGCTGAAAACGCCTCCCTTGTGTGGGTTGGGGGCCACGGAAGCCCTTCGGGAGTGGATATGGTACTGTGGAGGTTCGACGAGGAGCACATGGGCAATCCTGCTGGAAAGGCGTTTGTCTTTGAGTCATGCGATGTTGGGGAGGTGTGGAAGTCCAATGCCTCCCTCGTCCTTGCCCTTCTCCGGAGGGGTTCGCCGGCCGTTGTAGCATCGGTGGAGATGGGTGGCGTCTCATATCTCTCGAGCGGTTTCTGGGCCTCTGGTTATCCGTTGGGAAAGCTCGTCCAGATCAGCAACGCATACTTCCGGAAGGTTGGAATTCACCCCAAGGCCGTTCTCTTTGGAGACCCTGCACTCCTCCCGGTGAGCTTCCCCGAGTACTCTGTTTCCAAAAAGCCGGCATCAGGTATTTATGCAATGATGTTCCCTCCCGTGAACGGGGAGGTTTACATGCCCGGCGGTTCTTTGCCCGTTTCTCTGTTCAGGGCCTACGGACATATATTTAACCCCCTAGACCTCTGGAGGAGCCTCGTGACGCTTGAGGGGATAGGTCCCATCGTCCCCATATTGGGGGCTGTCTTGCTCTTACGGCAGAAAAAACCCGGCCGGAAGGAAGCCTGCTGGGCGGTTGCGTCTTCAGCGATACTCCTCCTGTTCCTCGGCATTCTCTGGGGATATCCCTCGGTAGGCGCGTCGCTGCTTGTGCTCTTGACGTGGGCCGTGGCTCTGCTCCTCTCACGTCTCAACCTGAAGCGGGGGTTTCTCTTTCTGTTTCTGCCGCCCTCGTTGGTTGTCTCCCTGGCACTCTTGGCTGGCTATGCAACCTTATCATACTGGGTCTTCACGCTCTTTGTGTCTCTTTTAGTATCTTTGTTCATATTGGGGCTCCTGCTGGGCATGTATAGGGCGTTTCAAATGGTATCTGCCGCTTTCAGGTGAACCCCCACTCCTCCTCGAATTCATTTTCCTCGCTTTTCTCGGCTTCCTCCATCTCCAGCTCAACGACGAACGGCTCTTCGGCTTTGACGTCCGGCCTCAGCCTTATGTCGAGGATGGCACGCAGTGTGAATTCACCGTGCCCCATAACGAGGGTTCCGCCTCCGAGGCTGCCCGCCAGGCTCTTCGGGCTGACCGTTTTGTAGTTTCCGACGACCACCGTGCTCTCCTCTGGCAGCATGAGGGCGCTGAACTCGAAGGACGTTCCGGTTCCCAGAATCTTTTCGAAGCTGAAGCCCTCCGTCGTAAGCGCCACCTTTACCCGCCTCGCCTTCGTGAGGGTCGAGTACACGCTCCCCCTGATGAGTTTTCCGTCGCCCCTGAAGCTCACCTGGGCGGAGTCCTCCTGCGTTGAGACCGTCACCGTGCCCTCGCCTTCCACACGTCCTTTGCTGGTCAGGAAGAGGAGCACCACGTCCCTGTACGGCTCGCTCAGCACCCTGACCGCCGGCGCCCTGATGAATCCGGTGCCGTCCGAGTAGACCGCGGCCTTGAACTCTCCATCGATGAACGGAATCCGCGAGCCCCGGGACATCCTCTCGGCCGTGAACTTTCTGCTCACGTGGTATGTCCTGTTCTTTCCTCCGCTCCACCAGCCCCTCATCTCCAGAACACCAACCTCGAAGTCCATCTCGCCCGGAAGGGAAACTGCCGAGTCCGAGAACTCTGCGGCCGAGAAGAACGCTTCCGCTTTCTTTGATGCGGAGCGAACCCGGATTACGCCGTAGAGCCCACCCCCGAATATCAGGAGTGCGAACGCGATGAAGAGAACCAAAAACAGCGTTCCCCCGGCAGCGCTCAGGAACATGTAGACCAGGGGCGCCATGAACGCCGCCATGAAGATTAGTATGAACACCACCGCCAGGGTGCTTCCCCTGTCCCTGAGAACGACGACTTTCATGATGTCCACCGATGGTGTTTCGGCGGGGTTGTTTATTACCCTTCCCGCGAGCGGTTTATAACCCCCGCCCCGAATTTATACCGGTGCTGCATCATGGTGCGCCTCCCCTTCCGTGACACGTACTACGAAATCAGGCCGAGCAAGATAGTGGCCCTTGCCAAGAACTACGCCGAGCACGCCAGGGAGATGGAGAGCGACGTTCCAGAGAAGCCTGTCTTCTTCCTCAAGCCACCTTCAGCGCTCATCGGCCCCGGCGAGCCGATAATACTGCCGAGGATGAGCAAGCGGGTTGACCACGAGGTAGAGCTGGCGGTGATAATCGGGAAGAGGGCCAGGCGCGTGCCGGCCGAGAAGGCCATGGACTATGTGCTGGGCTACACGATACTGCTTGACATTACAGCGAGAGACCTTCAGGCCGAAGCGAGGGGGAAGGGCTTCCCCTGGACGATCGCGAAGGGCTTCGACACCTTCGCCCCCGTCGGGCCGAGGGTCGTCGATAAACGCGAGTTAAACATAGACGACCTTGAAATCGGCCTGAAGGTGAACGGCCAGCTCAGACAGCTCGGGCGGACGAGCGAGATGGTCTTCAAGGTTCCCGAACTGATAGAGTACATAAGCTCCGTCATGACGCTTGAGCCCGGAGACATAATAGCGACGGGGACGCCGGCAGGGATAGGCCCGCTGAGGCACGGCGACAGGGTTGAGGCGTGGATAGAGGGCATAGGCAGGGTCGAGTTTGATGTTCTGGCCGAGGGTTCGATACTCTGCTGAAAAACTTTTTTAAGTTTTTAATCTTTAACTGTCTCTGGTGGTGTCATGAGGCCCGTTCGCTGGCTGGTGGTCGTCGTCATTGCCCTCTCGATTCTGATCGCGGGCTGTCTCGACAACAACTTCGTCTACGCCAGGGGAAAGAGCGTTCCGGCCGGGGAGAGCAGGGAGTGGCCCTTCCGGGGTCCGGCGAACCTGACTGTTGAGATAAGCTCCAGCGTCCCCGTTGAGGTGAAGGTTGTCTCCTCCGACGGAACCGTGCTGAAGGATTTTGGAACCGTCAGGGAAGTGAATGCGGTCGTTGAACTTCCGAAGGGCAGGTGGAAGGTCGTGGTGAGGAACCCCGGCAAAGAGACCGCGGTCATTGACGTGACCATTAAGGCCTGAGCCTTCGTTTTTCTCTGGACTTTTCCTAAATCGCTTCAGCATTTTTAAGTTTCAACTAACCATCGTTCGGCAGATTAAACGACACATTAAACGCCCTTCGAGCCTCTAATGTCGTAATGTGCGTTGGTGTCCACTTGTCCATCTTCTTGATGAATTTTTATTCATGCTGAGACTAAAAACGGCATAAAAGTCTGTTTTGACTCGTTTTTGGTTTTAAATCCGCGTTCTTGGCTTTTACAGGGCTGAAAAACTTTATATTTTGGAACGGAGCGATATCTAAGGATTGCACGTCCCGTAGACATGTGGACATGAATGCTCATAACTGTGCAGGAGGTTGGGAGATGGCGGACGCCAACTGGAAAGTTGGAGAAGCGAGCTGGAAGCGTAAGGATTCGGACGAGACCTACCGCGAAGTGACGCCCGCCGCTATAATACTGGGTGTCATCTGGGGCGCCTTCATGGCGGCCAGCTTCACCTACGCGGGAATGATAATGGGCTTCACCTCCGGCGGCTCAGCTATAGCTGCCATCGTCGGATGGGGAGTCCTCAGGGGAATCCTTAAGAAGGGAACCGTCGTCGAGAACAACATCGTCCAGACCATAGCCTCTGCCGTCAACATCTCCGTCTCTGGAGTCATCTTCACCATCCCGGCGCTCTACATCATGGGACTCCACGAGGAGATAAACACCACGTACTTCTTCCTCGCCACCGCGGCCGGAGCGATACTGGGAATCACCTTCATAATCCCGCTGAGGAAGCAGATGATCGAGATAGACCGCCTCCGCTTCCCGACCGGAACTGCAGTTGCCACTGTCCTCAAGACCCCGGGAAGCGGAATCGAGAAGGCCAGGCTGCTCTTCCTCGGCATGGCCGTCAGCGCGGCCGTCTATCTGGTTCAGCAGTTCCCGGTGCTCGGCCTCCCGGAGATAATCCCCGAGTACATTGACCTCGGTGCCATACTCCACCTCCCCGAGTGGGTCAGCCTTGCCATGGCCCTCTCGCTGATGGTCTTTGGAATGGGCCTCATCACCGGAAGGAACGGTCTCATAGTCCTCGCCGGTGGAATACTCTCCTACTACATCATCACCCCCATAGTCAAGGCCCTCGGCTGGCTCCCGAGCGACGTCACCGGCGGCGCGGTTAGCGGCTTCGTCTACGCCAACATGACCAGGCCGCTCGGTATCGGAATGCTCCTCGGCGGCTCGATAGCGGGCCTCATACTCTCGATGCCCGTCATCATAGTCGCCCTCAAGAGCATAGCCAACGCGAGCAAGCTCGGAACCGGCAGGAACGAGGAGCTCCCGATAAAGTACCTCTACGCCGGAATAACCCTCGCGTTCCTCCTCCTGCTGATAACCACCTACCAGCTGGGTAACCTCGGCATCGGCAGGAGCCTGCTCACTGCCCTCGTCGGCGTCGCCTGGATATTCGTGGCGGCCCTGCT contains:
- a CDS encoding fumarylacetoacetate hydrolase family protein, whose product is MVRLPFRDTYYEIRPSKIVALAKNYAEHAREMESDVPEKPVFFLKPPSALIGPGEPIILPRMSKRVDHEVELAVIIGKRARRVPAEKAMDYVLGYTILLDITARDLQAEARGKGFPWTIAKGFDTFAPVGPRVVDKRELNIDDLEIGLKVNGQLRQLGRTSEMVFKVPELIEYISSVMTLEPGDIIATGTPAGIGPLRHGDRVEAWIEGIGRVEFDVLAEGSILC
- a CDS encoding OPT family oligopeptide transporter, whose translation is MADANWKVGEASWKRKDSDETYREVTPAAIILGVIWGAFMAASFTYAGMIMGFTSGGSAIAAIVGWGVLRGILKKGTVVENNIVQTIASAVNISVSGVIFTIPALYIMGLHEEINTTYFFLATAAGAILGITFIIPLRKQMIEIDRLRFPTGTAVATVLKTPGSGIEKARLLFLGMAVSAAVYLVQQFPVLGLPEIIPEYIDLGAILHLPEWVSLAMALSLMVFGMGLITGRNGLIVLAGGILSYYIITPIVKALGWLPSDVTGGAVSGFVYANMTRPLGIGMLLGGSIAGLILSMPVIIVALKSIANASKLGTGRNEELPIKYLYAGITLAFLLLLITTYQLGNLGIGRSLLTALVGVAWIFVAALLVAMSTGMTDWSPVSGLSLVSVMILLYLTGKQVPLTILLGATVGVAISGAADMMQDLKTGHLVGGIPSRQQKVELLTAWIGPIIALTVVGLIWKAYGIGNEMVPAPQAMALKSMVDAILGGNVPVDKFIAGGILGFALSMSGIPGLGVLVGLSMYLPMLYILPYGLGCIVHEIAKRKKGNEFITEKMLPVAAGLMVGEAAMTLLFAVLTVMGVLHP